In the Oscillospiraceae bacterium genome, TCAATGCCGGGTACGAGAATATTCGTGGCTGTACATCAGGATGAAAACAAATTTACCGTAAGGATACAGAATACCGCATCGTATGAAATGGACTTCGATGAATCTGAAATCCGCGAACGCTTTGTACGCGGAGACAAATCGCGCTCTACTGAAGGCAGCGGGCTCGGTTTGTCAATCGCGGAAAGCTTTACTAAGCTTTGCGGAGGAGACTTTGAAATTAAGACTGACGGCGATCAGTTTACGGTTATTCTGACCTTCAACCGTGCAGAATAATTTGTTAACGCGGCAATCAATTTGATTGCCGTGTTATAATGCAAATTATATCCATATATTTCTTAATATCAATTTAACGATTTTTTACGTATAATAATCTGTCATCCGTTTAAAATATATACGAGTTGTCGAAGTCTGAAAGAAAATTTTCGGACAGCTTATATTTGATGGAAAGGCATATAATTATGGATAAATACTTCAGTATTACAAATGGAGAGCTTCCGCTTGGATTGGGCATGGCTCTTGCTCAGAATATCGATGCTATGCAGTATTTTACATCTTTATTGAGAGAAGAACAGCAGGCGATAATAAACAAAGCTCATGATGTGGAGTCGAAGCAGGAAATGCAGGCTTTTGTCGATGAGCTTTCAAGAAAAAGCTGAGTTATTTTAATTATCACGCAATAATACAGCAAATGCTATCGGAGGGTAAATTGACCGGATATTATTATACCCAAAAGCATAACGGGATAAGCCCCGCGCTCGTTTTGCTTTTTGACGATATCCGGCATCCGGTCATGCCCGTTCGGCATACCAGATGGACTGAATATCTGGCGCTGCTGCCACCTGACAAAGAAATCAAGAGGTGAAGAAATCCATGTAGATTTCTCCGCCTCTTTTCAGGTTAAACCAAATCTTGTTTTCATAAATTGAATATGAATATCAATATAAAAACCAATATACCGATAAGAGAGCCGACAAGGTTCTTTATATTATCGTATTTGTAATACAAATACGATAATAAACTGGTAATCCCAAGCGGTATCGCAAGCCCCGCCACTTTTGGCAGAGTCGTGCCATTTTCGCCGTTTAGTGTTATCTGCATGGTGAGCGTTTTAGGTAAAAGGATATAACCTATTACTGAAAAAATTACCGCTGCGGATATCGTTGCTATAAGAACGAATATTTTATTTTTTTGTGTTCTCATAATGTCTGCTCCTGCATAATTTATACATTCATTATATCATATTTGTGATGAAAATGCTAAATTAATTTTATATTATCGGTTTTTCACGAAAAATTATAAGATTTGTAGAATGCAGAGATTGTCATGACTGCCGAGGAAAAGGAATAAGAAGAAACAGTAGAAAAACTCTTCAAACTGACAATTTTGAAGAGCTATTGTTTGCTTCATGCTTGTACTATTAACTCGGCAATTAAATAATTAAAGAGAGAAAAGACTCTGGTATATGGGCTTTTTTCTCTTATAAAACACGACTTATTTAAATGCCGTTTTAATAACTGATGGTTTTCTCCTGTCATAAGAATAGCGCTTTGATGATCAACTCAATTTATCAATGTCGTCGTTTTTGTTAATGTTACCATTGTCACTGCCACTGTCGATGGCGCTACGGCTATGCAACTGAGCGAGGATATCCTTGAGCTTTTGCGGGATAGGCAATCCTAAATGTCCTGCGTTTTCCAACATCGAAATGCCTTCGTTTGAGCAATAGAAAAAAATGATTGCCGTCCGTAAAACATTTCCGGCGCCTAATAGGTAAGTGTCAATGATATATCCGACCCCTACCATTATAAAAATCAATACTTTCTTGAATATTCCTTTAAAACCAACCTCGCTGGACAGCTTTTTATCCACGATCGCACACATCACACCTGAGATATAATCAGCAATAACGAATACGATGAGCACATAAAGTGGGCTGTCAAGTCCGCCCAGAAACCAGCTCATAAATCCTCCTACAGTGGACAGAGCAAGCTGAATACATGTCCAAATTTGTTTCATATCTATTACCTTTATAAAGATATTATATAACTGTATATACCGATTGCAGAGAGAAAAGCCCATATAACAGAGCTTTTCTTTTACGCAGTAATTATTATTAATTTGTGAATAAAACAATTATCGAAGAGAGGAAAGGTTCTTGCATATGGACTTCTCTCTCTTACAAAAACAAGACTTATTTAATAGCCGTTTTAATAATTACCTCGTTAATAAAATAGCTATAAAACCTTTTCTCTCATAAAGCGCGATTGCCGCGTTAATAATTGGGTAGTTTCACTTCAGTATATGCCTACCGGGAAAAATTCGACAATCTTCGAGCGGACGAGATACGTAATTAATCAATGAAAAATAAAAAATGTTATTGACATATGCCCGAAACTGTGTATAATATTAATTGTAAATAACATATGCCATAAACTATGAGGAGGTGAATGATATGCCAAGAAGAGATGGAACCGGTCCGATGAGCGCGGGTGCAATGACAGGAAGAGGATTAGGCACATGCGCAGGTGTAAACTCAGGTGATCTTGGAGTAATAGCAGAAATTGGGCTTTCGTGCAGATGTGGCTTTGGATGTGGCCTTGGAAGAAGATTCCGAAGAGGGTATGCCATCAATCATGCTAATGTAAAGACGCAAAAAAGCTTGCCGCAAAAATAACGATTAAACAGCCTGAAGCTGTTTTCGGCGCGGTAATTGATTAAACGGCATTGTTTATTAAGGCGGCAAATTAACAATTACCGCTTTAAGAGAGAAAAGTCTATTGTATATGAGCCTTCCTTTCTTATACAATAAGGCTTTTTAATTGCCGTTTAATAATTGCTGCTTTAACAGATCTCGTTTAGGAAATTTATATAGACAAAAGCAAGGTGAGAACATATATGCCCAGACCAAGAAAATGGAGAAAAGTGTGCTGCCTTCCGGACAACAACCGTTTCGGACCTCTTGATTCTCCTATAAATACCGATAAGGGAATCAATATGACTGTCGACGAATATGAAACGATAAGATTAATCGATTTGGAAAGCTTTACTCAGGAAGAATGCGCCGCGAAAATGAACATTGCGCGTACAACGGTCCAAAAAATTTATAATGACGCGAGAAAAAAGCTTGCTGATTCCTTGGTGAATGGCAAAGTTTTATGGATAGAGGGCGGAGAATACCGACTGTGCGACGGTATGGGAAAGGGATGCGGCGGAGGCGGCTGCCGGAGACACAGATGCGGTATGGGCTTTCCCGAAGATCCGGAAGCCGACAATAATATTGAAAAAAATAACGGAGGTTCTTATGAAAATAGCGATACCGGTAGATGACAAAACAATGGAATCCGGCGTATGTCCTTCTTTTGGACGCGCGCCATACTTTTTGTTTCATGATACAATCACAAATGAAAGCTACTATCTGGATAACAGCGCCGTTGCCAGCCAGGGCGGAGCCGGAATCAGAGCGGCTCAGGTTATAGCGGATCACGGAGTGAAAGCACTGCTTACGCCGCGCTGCGGGGAAAACGCGGTTGAAGTTCTGCGTAAATCAGAGGTTTTAATATATAAATCTATAGCTGGAACAGTAAAACAGAACATTGATGCCTTTAATGCGGAGAAGCTTGTTTTGCTCGATGATTTTCATCCGGGATTTCATGGTCATGAAAAATGAAAGCATTACAATCGCGGTATTGAGTGGTAAAGGCGGGACAGGAAAAACGCTGGTGTCCGTGAATCTGGCTTCGGCTGCGGGAAAATCCATATACATTGACTGTGACGTAGAGGAGCCTAACGGACACTTGTTTTTCAAGCCGCAAAATGTCCGCGAAAAGCTTGTTTCGGTAAAAATTCCGGTTATTAATGAAAGCAAGTGTATCGGCTGCCGCAAATGCGTAAATTTCTGCAAGTTCAACGCGCTCGCTTTTATAAAAAATAAACCATTTATCTTTGAAGAGGTTTGCCATTCCTGCGGCGGCTGTATGCTGGTTTGCCCCGAAAATGCAATCGATGAAAAGGAAAAACCAATCGGCAAAATACAGAAAGGTGTTTCCAGCGATGTTATTGTCAATACCGGGATTTTGAACACAGGCGAAGCATCAGGCATCCCCATTATAAAAAAGCTTCTCTGCGAAAGCGTGTCCAGCGAAAAAAATCCTGTTTTTATCGACTGCCCTCCGGGCAGCGCCTGCATTGTCATGGAAAGTATTAAAAATGCCGATTATTGTATACTCGTTGCAGAGCCTACGGTTTTCGGAGTTCATAACTTAAATATGGTTTATGATTTAGTAAAACTTTTTAAAAAGCCGTACGGAGCCGTGCTCAACAAATGCTTTAACGAAGAAAATCCCTCTAAAAATTTCTGTGTTGAAAAGGGAATACATGTTTTAGGGCATATACCTTTTGACAGCGAGCTTGGAAAGTTGAATTCAAACGCGGAAATAGCTGAAAGACAAAATGAAAAGTATAAAACGTTGTTTTCATCCTTGCTTGAAAACGTAATGAAGGAGGCGCGGCATGAAACAGCTGCTGATTCTCAGCGGTAAGGGTGGCACCGGAAAGACGACGATAGCAAGCGCTTTTATCAGGCTTTCGGATGCTGACGCATATGCGGACTGCGATGTAGACGCGCCGAACCTTCACCTTGTAATGTCTAATGAAGCCGCTCCGAAAAATATGGATTATTTCGGTATACCCAAAGCCGTAATAGACGATAAAAAATGTATTAAATGCGGATTATGCAAGGAAAAATGCCGTTTTGCTGCGATTTACGACGCTGAAGGCTTTACGGTAGATCCCTTTGCATGCGAAGGCTGTGGCGTTTGCGCGGCGGTTTGTCCCGCGGATGCCGTTTCAATGAAGCCCGCTGTCGCGGGAGAATTAACGCTTTACTCTGATTATGGCAAAGTTTTTTCGACTGCGCGGCTTAAAATGGGAAGCGGTACTTCCGGAAGGCTGGTCACTGAGGTAAAAAAGCAAATGAGAGCCGAAGCCGTGAAGGATACGGAGCTTGCCATTATAGACGGTTCTCCGGGTATCGGCTGTCCCGTCATCGCTTCAATAAGCGGTGTTAATATGGTATTGATCGTTGCGGAGCCATCGCTTTCGGGTATAAACGATATGGAAAGGATAATAAAAACCGCGGAGCTGTTCAAAGTTAAAATTGCCGTTTGCGTCAATAAATATGACACAAATGAGGTAAATACCAGAAAAATTGAAGATTTCTGCAGAATAAGCGATCTGCCTTTTGTCGGAAAAATTCCGTTCGATCATGAAGCTGTGAAGGCGATAAACAACGGACAAACTATTGTCGACATCAACTGCCCCTCCGGTGCTGCTGTGAGAGAAATTTATGATAACATAATTAAGTTGATTATATAACCAGATAATTGCGTTGTTGATAAAGGCAGCTTCAAAAACCAGCAAAACCTGCAGTATCCATTGATTGCCGCCTGTTTTCTAAATTGGTCGGGAGACGACAAATTAAGCAGACATTATTTAAAAATCAATTGCGCAACAAAGAAAGTGTGGGGATTCAAAATCAAATGATTATTAAGGTGTTATCGGAAAATACATCCATTTCCGAAAAACTATCCTGTGAACACGGTTTAAGTCTGTATATTGAAACGGTCAATCACAGGCTTCTATTTGATACGGGCGCAAGCGGACTATTTGCCGAAAACGCGGTAAAGCTCGGTGTGGATTTGAAAAAGGTCGACACGGTCATAATCTCGCATGGGCATTATGATCACGGGGGCGGATTGAGGACTTTTTTAGATATAAATAAAAACGCAAAAGTTTATTTTCAGGAAAAGGCGTTTGAAAAGCACTACTCGAACAGATCCGGCGGAGAAAAAGCATATATCGGGCTGGATGAAGCTCTGCTGACAAACGACAGGTTTATTTTCTGCACAGACCGCTTAAAAATTGACGATGAGCTGGAGCTATTCTCCGGAGTAAAGGCCGAAATA is a window encoding:
- a CDS encoding phage holin family protein is translated as MKQIWTCIQLALSTVGGFMSWFLGGLDSPLYVLIVFVIADYISGVMCAIVDKKLSSEVGFKGIFKKVLIFIMVGVGYIIDTYLLGAGNVLRTAIIFFYCSNEGISMLENAGHLGLPIPQKLKDILAQLHSRSAIDSGSDNGNINKNDDIDKLS
- a CDS encoding DUF5320 domain-containing protein — its product is MPRRDGTGPMSAGAMTGRGLGTCAGVNSGDLGVIAEIGLSCRCGFGCGLGRRFRRGYAINHANVKTQKSLPQK
- a CDS encoding DUF134 domain-containing protein, with translation MPRPRKWRKVCCLPDNNRFGPLDSPINTDKGINMTVDEYETIRLIDLESFTQEECAAKMNIARTTVQKIYNDARKKLADSLVNGKVLWIEGGEYRLCDGMGKGCGGGGCRRHRCGMGFPEDPEADNNIEKNNGGSYENSDTGR
- a CDS encoding NifB/NifX family molybdenum-iron cluster-binding protein, whose protein sequence is MKIAIPVDDKTMESGVCPSFGRAPYFLFHDTITNESYYLDNSAVASQGGAGIRAAQVIADHGVKALLTPRCGENAVEVLRKSEVLIYKSIAGTVKQNIDAFNAEKLVLLDDFHPGFHGHEK
- a CDS encoding ATP-binding protein, whose amino-acid sequence is MTIAVLSGKGGTGKTLVSVNLASAAGKSIYIDCDVEEPNGHLFFKPQNVREKLVSVKIPVINESKCIGCRKCVNFCKFNALAFIKNKPFIFEEVCHSCGGCMLVCPENAIDEKEKPIGKIQKGVSSDVIVNTGILNTGEASGIPIIKKLLCESVSSEKNPVFIDCPPGSACIVMESIKNADYCILVAEPTVFGVHNLNMVYDLVKLFKKPYGAVLNKCFNEENPSKNFCVEKGIHVLGHIPFDSELGKLNSNAEIAERQNEKYKTLFSSLLENVMKEARHETAADSQR
- a CDS encoding ATP-binding protein, encoding MKQLLILSGKGGTGKTTIASAFIRLSDADAYADCDVDAPNLHLVMSNEAAPKNMDYFGIPKAVIDDKKCIKCGLCKEKCRFAAIYDAEGFTVDPFACEGCGVCAAVCPADAVSMKPAVAGELTLYSDYGKVFSTARLKMGSGTSGRLVTEVKKQMRAEAVKDTELAIIDGSPGIGCPVIASISGVNMVLIVAEPSLSGINDMERIIKTAELFKVKIAVCVNKYDTNEVNTRKIEDFCRISDLPFVGKIPFDHEAVKAINNGQTIVDINCPSGAAVREIYDNIIKLII
- a CDS encoding MBL fold metallo-hydrolase, giving the protein MIIKVLSENTSISEKLSCEHGLSLYIETVNHRLLFDTGASGLFAENAVKLGVDLKKVDTVIISHGHYDHGGGLRTFLDINKNAKVYFQEKAFEKHYSNRSGGEKAYIGLDEALLTNDRFIFCTDRLKIDDELELFSGVKAEILVPSGNADLFKKTGDIFIQDDFAHEQNLIINEGNITLLIAGCAHNGIINIVGQFNKNNGHMPDYVLGGFHLYSKGTKQNEAPDMVDKIGKFLLETNSKYYTCHCTGMESYNRLKAVMREKIDYISTGNQLGINSQGDKKQ